A part of Propionispora hippei DSM 15287 genomic DNA contains:
- a CDS encoding DHA2 family efflux MFS transporter permease subunit codes for MEQAITQPNKYMVLLTVTLGTMLSSYVSSSVNIALPNMMQVFGFTMDSVVWVSLSYMLPYGSILPITGKLGDQFGRKRMYLTGLAIFTAATLLVGMAWSSTALIVFRVLQGIGAGLLFPNSMALVSDAFSPTERGQALGLWGALAAGGSALGPTLGGLIVEYLDWRLIFYSILPISAMGLLLGTKVLQESKTGQSKAKIDYAGGALLVISLICLMLVLNQGSDEGWTSFYILGLAAVAVLSMAAFFVVEQRTAAPMVDLALFKNVTFTVSNIVGFLSFMAMYGGLFLLPFYLRNVQGFIAIKAGISMLPLTLSMILLAPLGGRLAGQYGSRIPASLGMSIMALALFSFRLLDARTPYSHIAVTLVFMGVGLALTMSPLSNGVMGTLSKDKLGVGSGVFNLFKNVGGSVGVAIMGTLLDTRQLVHSATYRNYLDSGSHLVTSALAALQNNFILDGMSPAAAKLLALSSLQGMVSQQAAVAAFDDVFLITAVLCAAGILPALFIRDTKSQPAEEKSGKLPEQLPLPDSV; via the coding sequence ATGGAACAAGCAATAACACAACCCAATAAATACATGGTGCTTTTGACCGTTACGCTGGGCACCATGCTGAGTTCCTATGTCAGCAGTTCGGTCAACATTGCTCTGCCGAATATGATGCAGGTGTTTGGTTTTACGATGGATTCGGTAGTCTGGGTTTCTCTTTCCTATATGCTGCCTTACGGTTCAATTTTACCGATTACCGGTAAACTGGGCGATCAATTTGGCCGGAAACGCATGTATTTGACCGGGCTGGCCATTTTTACCGCGGCTACCTTGCTGGTCGGTATGGCCTGGAGCAGCACGGCGCTTATCGTGTTCCGGGTCCTTCAGGGTATCGGGGCGGGGCTGCTATTCCCCAACTCTATGGCTTTGGTGTCTGATGCTTTTTCTCCGACCGAACGGGGGCAGGCATTAGGCCTGTGGGGCGCTCTGGCAGCCGGAGGCAGTGCCCTTGGTCCGACCCTGGGCGGGCTTATTGTGGAATATCTTGATTGGCGCCTGATCTTTTATTCCATCCTACCGATATCGGCCATGGGCTTGCTATTAGGGACCAAGGTGTTGCAGGAATCCAAGACCGGGCAGAGTAAAGCCAAAATTGACTATGCCGGTGGCGCTTTGCTGGTAATCAGCTTGATTTGCCTGATGCTGGTGCTTAATCAGGGCTCGGATGAAGGCTGGACATCCTTCTATATTCTGGGCCTGGCGGCCGTAGCGGTACTGTCTATGGCGGCATTTTTCGTGGTAGAACAACGAACGGCGGCACCGATGGTGGATTTGGCCCTGTTTAAAAATGTTACGTTTACCGTGTCCAATATCGTTGGCTTTCTGTCTTTTATGGCCATGTATGGCGGATTGTTTCTTCTGCCGTTTTATCTACGCAATGTTCAGGGCTTTATCGCGATTAAGGCGGGAATATCCATGCTGCCTCTGACACTTTCCATGATTTTGCTGGCGCCCCTGGGCGGCCGGCTGGCCGGGCAATACGGCTCAAGAATTCCGGCCTCTTTGGGAATGTCCATTATGGCGTTGGCCCTGTTTTCTTTCCGCCTGCTCGATGCCCGGACGCCGTACTCGCATATTGCGGTGACGCTTGTTTTCATGGGGGTCGGACTGGCCTTGACCATGTCGCCTTTATCGAACGGGGTTATGGGAACATTAAGCAAAGACAAACTGGGAGTCGGGTCAGGTGTGTTTAACCTGTTTAAAAATGTTGGCGGCAGCGTAGGCGTTGCAATTATGGGGACTTTGCTGGACACCAGGCAACTGGTGCACAGCGCAACCTATCGGAATTACCTGGACAGCGGGTCCCATCTGGTAACTTCCGCGCTGGCGGCACTGCAGAACAACTTTATTCTGGACGGCATGTCACCGGCGGCAGCCAAGCTGCTGGCTTTGAGCAGCTTGCAGGGGATGGTCTCCCAGCAGGCGGCAGTTGCCGCCTTTGACGATGTGTTTCTGATTACCGCCGTATTGTGTGCGGCAGGCATTCTGCCGGCACTGTTCATTCGTGATACCAAAAGTCAACCGGCTGAGGAGAAATCCGGTAAGCTGCCGGAGCAACTGCCTTTGCCGGATAGTGTATAA
- a CDS encoding carbohydrate kinase family protein, with amino-acid sequence MQSGLTACWITFGSQASLVVWKRQQRLFWAKVPVSDTGQVVDTIGCGDAASAGFIYAYSRLQSPIMAVVMGNLLGSVKASLYDAKGFPTRLEAQDMLYRHYRSYFHNLLDEFLSQQHVIVHEIKEGDRDENFMYSPNGSSYDHGSGHESHSHR; translated from the coding sequence GTGCAAAGCGGGCTGACGGCTTGCTGGATTACCTTTGGCAGCCAAGCCTCTTTGGTTGTCTGGAAACGGCAGCAGCGATTGTTCTGGGCCAAAGTACCGGTCAGTGATACGGGACAAGTGGTGGATACTATTGGCTGCGGCGACGCCGCGTCAGCCGGCTTCATTTATGCCTATTCCAGACTGCAGAGTCCGATTATGGCGGTAGTAATGGGTAATTTGCTTGGCTCGGTCAAGGCCTCCCTGTATGATGCCAAAGGCTTTCCCACCAGGCTGGAAGCGCAGGACATGCTGTACCGGCATTACCGCAGTTATTTTCACAACTTGCTTGATGAGTTTTTGTCACAGCAGCATGTCATTGTACACGAAATAAAAGAGGGGGATCGGGATGAAAATTTTATGTACAGCCCAAATGGGAGCAGCTACGATCATGGGTCAGGCCATGAGAGTCATAGCCATCGCTAA
- a CDS encoding polysaccharide deacetylase family protein, translating to MKRLFLYVALGSLALVTAGIAYLFFFVPGVPVLNYHEVNNHNHVLLAISSQEFDAQMSYLAKAGYNSITPDQLLDYLQYGKPLPPNPVLITFDDGYEDNYQEAYPILKKYNFTATIFLITDFVDHNSQYLTWQQIKEMAGSGIQFQSHTATHIMLTKASDSEVLAQLTRSRKAIEQHLSKKVEYLAYPGGFYNNQVIELAKQAGYRAAFTINLGRDRTNSNFYTLNRIPVFELPHTFFHFWLRLKLTRLWNSLQTLKILLTNCGASRLADLIYIP from the coding sequence ATGAAACGCCTGTTTTTATACGTTGCTCTCGGCAGCCTTGCTCTCGTTACAGCCGGAATCGCTTATCTGTTCTTTTTTGTTCCCGGCGTTCCCGTACTGAACTATCATGAGGTCAACAACCACAACCATGTCTTATTGGCGATCAGCTCGCAGGAGTTTGACGCCCAAATGTCTTATTTGGCCAAAGCCGGCTACAACTCCATCACACCTGATCAATTGCTGGACTATCTGCAATACGGCAAACCACTGCCGCCCAATCCCGTTTTAATTACCTTTGACGACGGCTATGAAGACAATTATCAGGAAGCCTACCCTATTCTAAAAAAATACAATTTTACCGCCACTATTTTTCTCATCACCGATTTTGTCGATCATAACAGCCAATATCTGACCTGGCAGCAGATAAAAGAAATGGCCGGCAGCGGCATACAGTTTCAGTCGCATACGGCAACACATATCATGCTGACCAAAGCCTCGGATAGCGAGGTGCTCGCGCAGCTCACCCGGTCCCGTAAGGCCATTGAACAGCATTTGTCAAAAAAAGTGGAGTATCTGGCCTATCCGGGAGGCTTTTACAACAACCAGGTGATTGAGCTAGCCAAACAGGCTGGCTATCGGGCCGCTTTCACGATTAACCTGGGGCGTGACAGAACAAATTCCAATTTTTATACCTTAAACCGGATTCCCGTTTTTGAACTGCCTCATACCTTTTTCCACTTTTGGCTGCGTCTTAAGCTAACCCGCCTTTGGAACAGCCTGCAAACCTTAAAAATACTATTAACCAACTGTGGCGCTTCCCGGCTGGCAGACTTAATTTATATTCCTTAA
- a CDS encoding glycosyltransferase — protein MKILCTAQMGAATIMGQAMRVIAIAKTLQRRGHDVKFIAAGKMIPVIRNFGLDVLEADNMPDIHHAGTLQDLKAEPSEATLTQMKELLEKMVELERTMAKKVCPDLIVSGTVSGATVARSLGIPSALVFLQPHGQKTVQMVSKFINRQGAAEKQTGTSLQSMLRAADLIILEGMPELGGDLAMDFFGAGLGGIKEKIRFCGPLLVESPDQLPDRFLLKQKHLGNGERNLAYITIGGGSPLIGEQFLATVLKALQLTPDITGVVATGLAISPNTIKAYRPPVNAMVKGFVPGTELIKASDVTVFHGGSSTLMSCIACGSPAVVIPSMGEQEDNAAVMARFQAGIVLEKASLTPDKLAEAMQTVIRSESYRTGAQALKRLGDAYGGAEEAANWVEQLAGGGQR, from the coding sequence ATGAAAATTTTATGTACAGCCCAAATGGGAGCAGCTACGATCATGGGTCAGGCCATGAGAGTCATAGCCATCGCTAAGACTTTGCAGCGGCGGGGGCATGACGTCAAGTTTATTGCCGCGGGAAAAATGATTCCGGTAATACGGAATTTTGGCCTTGACGTGCTGGAAGCTGACAATATGCCGGATATACATCATGCAGGTACGTTACAGGATTTGAAGGCAGAACCGTCTGAAGCGACGCTGACCCAGATGAAGGAACTGCTGGAAAAGATGGTGGAACTGGAACGCACTATGGCAAAAAAGGTCTGCCCTGATCTTATTGTAAGCGGCACGGTTAGCGGTGCCACCGTGGCCCGTTCGCTGGGAATCCCCTCAGCCCTGGTCTTTTTGCAGCCCCATGGACAAAAGACTGTCCAGATGGTCAGTAAATTTATAAACCGTCAGGGAGCAGCGGAGAAACAAACCGGAACTTCCCTGCAAAGCATGTTGAGGGCAGCCGACCTGATTATCCTGGAGGGAATGCCGGAGCTTGGCGGAGATCTGGCAATGGATTTTTTCGGTGCCGGGCTGGGAGGGATAAAGGAAAAGATCCGCTTTTGCGGACCGCTGCTGGTGGAGTCGCCGGACCAATTGCCGGACCGGTTTTTGCTCAAGCAAAAGCATCTTGGCAACGGGGAACGAAACCTGGCCTATATAACCATAGGCGGCGGGTCGCCCTTGATTGGCGAGCAGTTTTTGGCGACCGTATTAAAAGCACTGCAATTAACACCCGATATTACCGGCGTTGTAGCCACCGGTCTTGCCATATCGCCGAATACCATTAAGGCATACCGGCCGCCGGTCAATGCGATGGTTAAAGGCTTTGTACCGGGGACAGAGCTGATCAAAGCCAGTGATGTAACGGTTTTTCATGGCGGCTCTTCCACGCTGATGAGCTGTATTGCCTGTGGCAGTCCGGCCGTAGTGATACCTTCCATGGGTGAGCAGGAGGATAACGCTGCCGTCATGGCCCGGTTCCAGGCCGGCATCGTGCTGGAGAAAGCTTCATTAACGCCGGACAAACTGGCAGAGGCCATGCAGACCGTCATCCGGTCGGAGTCATACCGGACAGGGGCTCAGGCTCTCAAACGGCTGGGGGACGCATACGGCGGCGCAGAGGAAGCCGCCAATTGGGTCGAACAGCTTGCGGGAGGGGGACAGCGATGA
- a CDS encoding MDR family MFS transporter has protein sequence MNSNRQRRILLTGLFLALFFSSLDQTVVGTAMPRIIGELGGLSIMTWVTTTYMLTSTTVVPIAGKLADVYGRRLIYIAGLLIFIGGSALCGTSQTMLQLILYRALQGIGGGIMMPLAMTIVGDIFPPGERGRWQGIMGALFGLSSVVGPAIGGWIVDSASWQWVFYINLPIGFLATATIYMGLRDEKPAVGQVHIDYAGILLLITGTVSLLLGLNMGGAGYSWLSWQIVGLLGLSFVAWALFLYVEQRALDPVLSLDLFQNKVFAVSNMVGFLMGLGMFGALAFLPLFFQGVLGISATGSGNTMLPMMLGMMGTSILAGRYATRLPFRTIYLAGMSIMTVAFYLLSTMTIETRQLAAAAYIALLGIGMGLIMPVITIAVQSTVGPKRRGVATSATQFFRSIGGTLGMTVLGVVFNSYSNAIMAQEFFPAIKNMPIAANSVLADWLAKARTDPHSMFNILLSPETLQLIPAELRDSLLPPLKGALAESLQVVFWVAALIGVAGVLVSLLLGNVRLEQRDKQNAAPDAGAVLLAEGIAPEVELAAELVPDLIDGERKKGSEVCSKERRPDE, from the coding sequence ATGAACAGTAACAGGCAGCGAAGAATATTACTGACAGGTTTGTTTTTAGCTCTGTTTTTTTCTTCTTTGGACCAGACGGTGGTGGGGACAGCAATGCCCCGCATTATTGGCGAGCTTGGCGGGCTGAGCATTATGACCTGGGTGACCACGACCTATATGCTTACTTCGACGACGGTGGTGCCGATTGCCGGCAAGCTGGCCGATGTATACGGACGCCGGTTGATTTATATAGCCGGATTGTTGATTTTTATCGGCGGCTCGGCGCTTTGCGGGACAAGCCAGACCATGCTGCAACTCATTCTGTACCGGGCCTTGCAGGGGATTGGCGGTGGCATTATGATGCCTTTGGCCATGACGATCGTCGGTGACATCTTTCCGCCGGGTGAACGGGGCCGGTGGCAGGGCATTATGGGGGCGCTGTTTGGGCTGTCGTCGGTGGTTGGCCCGGCTATTGGCGGCTGGATTGTCGATTCTGCCTCCTGGCAGTGGGTTTTTTACATCAATCTGCCAATTGGTTTTTTGGCGACGGCTACTATCTATATGGGTTTGCGCGATGAAAAACCGGCCGTCGGGCAGGTTCATATTGATTATGCCGGTATTTTGCTGCTCATTACCGGAACTGTCTCTTTGCTGCTGGGATTAAATATGGGCGGAGCCGGTTATTCCTGGCTGTCCTGGCAGATAGTTGGCTTACTGGGCCTTTCGTTTGTTGCCTGGGCGCTCTTTCTTTATGTTGAGCAAAGAGCCCTGGACCCGGTGCTGAGTCTGGATTTATTTCAAAACAAAGTGTTTGCCGTTAGCAATATGGTCGGCTTCCTCATGGGCCTGGGCATGTTTGGGGCGTTGGCGTTTTTACCCCTGTTCTTTCAGGGTGTGCTGGGCATCAGCGCGACCGGTTCCGGTAACACGATGCTGCCGATGATGCTGGGCATGATGGGGACCAGTATTTTAGCCGGACGCTATGCCACCAGGCTGCCGTTCCGGACGATTTATCTGGCCGGTATGAGCATTATGACAGTGGCCTTTTACCTGTTAAGCACCATGACGATAGAAACGCGGCAATTGGCTGCCGCAGCGTATATCGCGCTGCTGGGCATTGGCATGGGCCTGATTATGCCGGTGATTACCATTGCCGTGCAAAGCACGGTGGGTCCAAAACGGCGCGGGGTCGCCACTTCGGCGACGCAATTTTTTCGCAGCATTGGCGGCACACTGGGAATGACGGTGCTCGGGGTGGTGTTTAACAGCTATTCCAATGCCATCATGGCGCAGGAGTTTTTCCCGGCTATCAAAAATATGCCTATTGCCGCTAACAGTGTGCTGGCCGACTGGCTGGCGAAAGCCCGGACCGATCCTCACAGCATGTTTAATATCTTGTTAAGTCCCGAGACCTTGCAGCTCATTCCGGCAGAACTGCGTGACAGCCTGCTGCCACCGCTCAAGGGTGCGCTGGCCGAATCGCTGCAGGTGGTGTTCTGGGTGGCGGCACTCATTGGCGTTGCCGGGGTACTGGTAAGCCTGTTGCTTGGCAATGTCCGGCTGGAGCAGCGGGATAAACAGAATGCCGCTCCCGATGCCGGGGCAGTGCTGCTGGCGGAAGGCATTGCGCCGGAAGTGGAGCTGGCCGCCGAGCTGGTGCCTGACTTGATTGACGGGGAACGGAAAAAAGGTTCCGAGGTATGTTCCAAGGAGCGGCGGCCGGACGAATAG
- a CDS encoding HlyD family secretion protein, which produces MSNRFFQSKKKLAAFVGVIGVALLGGGSWWWYNYAGTVSTDDARVKGTIVTVGARVSARTTELLVNEGDRVEAGQVVARLDTKELAAQVDQAKANLAAAQAKLAGLQAGSRPQQVAQAGAAVDSAEANVTNAEKAYDRTKALYDQGAVAAQQLDAAWTALTVAKAQLASSSQSASLVAEGSRQEDIQAAQAQVDQAAAMLQNAQLQLENATIIAPISGVIAQRAVNLGESVAIGQPLFNIVDSDDIWVAANIDETYIGKVHDGQAVHFTVDAFPGVKFTGLVQEVGAATGSQFSLLPNENTSGNYTKLTQKLPVKISIAKTGNTQLKPGMSAVINVNVRS; this is translated from the coding sequence ATGAGTAATAGATTCTTTCAATCCAAAAAGAAACTGGCAGCTTTCGTCGGTGTTATCGGCGTGGCCCTGCTGGGAGGGGGAAGCTGGTGGTGGTATAACTATGCAGGTACGGTATCTACCGATGATGCCCGGGTTAAAGGTACCATTGTGACCGTAGGTGCCCGGGTTTCGGCGCGGACAACCGAGCTGCTGGTCAATGAGGGCGACCGGGTGGAGGCCGGACAGGTTGTCGCCAGACTGGATACCAAGGAATTAGCGGCGCAGGTTGACCAGGCTAAAGCCAATTTGGCCGCTGCCCAGGCTAAGCTGGCAGGCCTGCAGGCCGGAAGCCGTCCGCAGCAGGTAGCCCAGGCGGGTGCGGCCGTTGATTCGGCCGAGGCGAATGTAACCAATGCGGAAAAAGCCTATGATCGGACCAAAGCTCTGTATGACCAAGGTGCCGTAGCGGCTCAGCAACTGGATGCCGCCTGGACCGCCCTGACGGTGGCCAAGGCGCAGTTGGCGTCCTCCAGCCAGTCGGCCAGTCTGGTGGCCGAAGGCTCACGGCAGGAAGACATCCAGGCGGCACAGGCCCAGGTGGACCAGGCGGCGGCCATGCTGCAGAATGCTCAGCTCCAATTGGAAAATGCCACGATCATAGCCCCTATTTCCGGTGTGATTGCTCAGCGGGCGGTTAATCTAGGGGAAAGTGTGGCAATAGGCCAACCCTTATTCAATATTGTCGATTCCGACGACATTTGGGTCGCGGCCAATATTGACGAAACGTATATCGGCAAGGTCCATGACGGACAGGCCGTGCATTTTACGGTAGACGCCTTTCCCGGCGTGAAGTTTACCGGCCTCGTGCAGGAAGTGGGGGCGGCAACCGGTTCTCAGTTTTCCCTGCTGCCCAATGAAAATACTTCCGGCAATTATACTAAGCTTACGCAGAAACTGCCTGTGAAGATAAGTATTGCTAAAACCGGCAATACCCAGTTAAAACCGGGCATGTCGGCCGTAATTAATGTGAACGTCCGGTCTTAA
- a CDS encoding alpha/beta fold hydrolase — protein sequence MGYYIKVDEHVKLYVEDVNPAGCETIVFLHGWPADYTMFEYQFAYLIQKGFRCIGIDQRGFGRSDKPADGYDYNRLADDVYGVISQLGLQGVTLAAHSTGGAIAVRYMARHRGYGVAKLALCAAAAPSLIQRPYFPYGLPREAVEKIIRDTYTDRPAMLRDFGDMFFFQYVTQPFADWFFQLGLKAALWSTAAVATTWLGEEKLFSDLESIEVPTLILHGIHDRVCHFSLGEAQEQGIRHSRLIPFCYSGHALFRDERDKFNKELADFAAKYR from the coding sequence ATGGGATACTATATAAAAGTCGATGAACACGTCAAACTCTATGTAGAGGATGTAAACCCGGCAGGCTGTGAAACCATTGTCTTTTTGCATGGTTGGCCTGCCGATTATACCATGTTTGAATATCAGTTTGCCTATTTGATCCAGAAAGGCTTTCGCTGCATAGGCATCGATCAGCGGGGCTTCGGACGCTCCGATAAGCCGGCTGACGGCTACGATTATAACCGGCTGGCTGATGACGTCTACGGCGTAATCAGCCAACTGGGGTTACAAGGGGTTACCCTGGCCGCCCACTCCACCGGCGGTGCCATCGCCGTCCGCTACATGGCCCGTCACAGGGGATACGGCGTGGCAAAGCTGGCTCTTTGCGCGGCAGCGGCCCCCAGTCTCATTCAACGGCCATACTTTCCTTATGGTCTGCCGCGGGAAGCCGTTGAAAAAATCATCCGGGACACCTACACCGACCGGCCGGCGATGCTGCGGGATTTTGGCGACATGTTCTTTTTTCAATATGTCACCCAGCCTTTCGCCGATTGGTTTTTCCAGCTCGGGCTAAAGGCCGCCCTATGGTCTACGGCAGCCGTGGCCACCACCTGGCTGGGCGAGGAAAAACTTTTTTCCGACCTGGAAAGCATCGAAGTTCCCACCTTGATCCTGCACGGCATTCACGACCGCGTCTGCCACTTCTCCTTGGGCGAAGCCCAGGAGCAGGGTATCAGGCATTCCCGGCTCATCCCCTTCTGCTATAGCGGTCATGCCTTGTTCCGGGACGAGCGGGACAAATTCAATAAAGAACTGGCGGATTTCGCGGCTAAATACCGTTAA
- a CDS encoding carbohydrate kinase family protein gives MRFGIVGPISKDTINRAPGETTSKFGAVAYSATVLAKLLESAEDDILCLSHVAAADREAVLALLDFPNIRLCGLDGPANRGTEIELQYLNRHERISKQTQVMTPVSFAEMEQLTNRDYVILMPLNDTDIPLATVRRFRQSSEATIFLDIHGLLTGVDHSGKRYRKQWAKEAEWLQAIDILKMNEHEASWAAGCSLSTFPEHLDYAVRMCKAG, from the coding sequence ATGAGGTTTGGCATTGTAGGGCCTATATCAAAAGATACGATTAACCGCGCGCCGGGAGAAACGACAAGCAAGTTCGGTGCCGTTGCCTATAGTGCAACCGTGCTGGCCAAGCTGCTGGAAAGTGCGGAAGATGATATCCTTTGTCTGTCCCACGTGGCGGCAGCCGACAGGGAAGCGGTGTTAGCGCTGCTTGATTTCCCCAATATCCGGCTTTGTGGTTTGGACGGACCGGCGAATAGAGGAACGGAAATTGAGCTGCAGTACCTAAACCGGCATGAGCGGATCAGTAAGCAGACACAGGTTATGACGCCGGTTTCCTTCGCAGAAATGGAACAATTGACTAACCGGGATTATGTTATATTGATGCCGTTAAACGATACGGATATTCCCCTGGCAACGGTCAGGCGGTTTCGGCAAAGCTCGGAGGCGACTATATTCCTGGATATTCATGGCCTGCTTACCGGAGTTGACCATTCCGGCAAACGGTATAGAAAACAGTGGGCTAAGGAGGCGGAATGGCTGCAGGCGATTGATATTTTAAAAATGAACGAGCACGAAGCATCCTGGGCTGCGGGATGCAGTCTCAGCACGTTTCCGGAGCATTTGGATTATGCCGTCAGGATGTGCAAAGCGGGCTGA
- a CDS encoding ABC transporter substrate-binding protein, protein MLKRLLTGKTLLFLLLLAAMGMTAGCGDTAGDSIKIGMVYELTGNTASYGTSAANGANLAFKEINANGGVLGKKLEIITADNKGEPSESANAMTKVITQDRVVAVTGFTVSSCGIAGSVVAEDNKIPFVAAATVNPKVTVDEATGKVKDYTFRACFIDSFQGTVGANFAWNSLKAKKAAIMVDNSSDYSKGLAKVFKSVYTERGGQIVSEEAYLQKDQDFKATLTTIKAQNPEIIYIPGYYEDVGKIVKQARELGITIPILGGDAWDSPRLAELGGAQALNNTYFTNFYSVEDKNPVSNSFVEAYQKEYGQVPDSMAAMGYDAARLLVDAIKRANSTDANKIREALAATKNFPSVSGEMNLNESHDAVRGVVIIEMKDGKQVYKETIKQS, encoded by the coding sequence ATGTTAAAACGGTTATTAACAGGTAAGACTTTGCTGTTCTTGCTGTTGCTGGCTGCTATGGGCATGACGGCCGGGTGCGGCGATACGGCCGGCGATTCCATCAAAATCGGTATGGTCTACGAACTGACCGGCAATACGGCATCTTACGGCACTTCGGCGGCCAACGGCGCTAATCTGGCCTTTAAGGAAATCAATGCCAACGGCGGAGTATTGGGCAAAAAGCTGGAAATCATTACGGCGGACAATAAAGGAGAACCCTCCGAGTCGGCTAACGCCATGACCAAAGTAATCACCCAGGACCGGGTAGTGGCGGTAACCGGTTTCACTGTTAGCTCCTGCGGCATTGCCGGATCGGTGGTTGCCGAGGACAATAAGATTCCCTTTGTGGCAGCGGCTACGGTAAATCCCAAGGTAACGGTGGATGAAGCAACAGGCAAGGTGAAGGACTATACGTTCCGGGCGTGCTTTATTGATTCCTTCCAGGGAACGGTAGGCGCTAATTTCGCCTGGAATAGTCTGAAGGCTAAGAAAGCCGCGATCATGGTGGATAATTCCAGCGATTATAGCAAAGGGTTAGCCAAGGTATTTAAGAGCGTATATACCGAACGCGGCGGCCAAATCGTTTCCGAAGAGGCTTACCTGCAAAAAGATCAGGATTTTAAAGCTACTCTGACTACCATAAAAGCACAAAATCCGGAAATTATCTACATACCAGGCTACTACGAAGATGTGGGCAAGATTGTTAAACAGGCGCGCGAATTGGGCATCACCATACCTATTCTGGGCGGCGATGCATGGGATTCACCCCGGTTGGCTGAACTTGGCGGGGCGCAAGCATTAAATAACACGTATTTTACCAATTTCTATTCCGTGGAAGACAAAAACCCGGTTTCCAATTCCTTTGTGGAAGCTTACCAGAAGGAATACGGGCAAGTACCTGACTCCATGGCCGCTATGGGCTATGACGCCGCTCGCTTGTTAGTGGATGCCATCAAACGGGCCAATAGCACAGATGCCAATAAAATCCGCGAGGCCCTGGCAGCTACGAAGAACTTCCCCAGTGTAAGCGGCGAGATGAACCTGAACGAAAGCCATGATGCTGTCAGAGGCGTGGTCATCATTGAGATGAAAGACGGCAAGCAGGTCTACAAGGAAACCATCAAGCAATCCTGA
- a CDS encoding nucleotidyltransferase family protein encodes MKALILAAGRGSRLRPITDYIPKPLVPLQGKPLLEWILLGLAAYGIREYVIATSYLAEQIENYFGDGKRWGVEIAYSRGNAPAGKAGEVWRCRELLAKEPRFLVVPGDTLCQLNYCEFMDFHTRTQGVVSVALSSRYRLEVGVAEVDQANRITGFLEKANLDRPVSTGTYLLEQSIFPYIERFAPEKHEVDLPAQVFPVLLQEGKGVYGFVRDYAWWDIGRVNDYEAIAHLPPHEAPAVLAPGRPINPKEGRQT; translated from the coding sequence ATGAAAGCCTTAATTTTAGCTGCCGGCCGCGGTTCCCGGCTGAGGCCGATTACCGACTATATACCCAAGCCCTTGGTACCGCTGCAGGGGAAACCGCTTCTGGAGTGGATTCTTCTTGGGTTGGCAGCCTACGGTATCCGGGAGTACGTGATAGCAACCAGTTATTTGGCAGAACAGATAGAAAACTATTTTGGTGATGGAAAGCGGTGGGGAGTTGAGATTGCCTACAGCCGCGGCAACGCGCCGGCCGGAAAGGCCGGCGAAGTATGGCGGTGCCGTGAGCTGTTGGCTAAGGAGCCCCGGTTTCTGGTTGTGCCCGGCGATACGCTGTGTCAGCTTAATTACTGTGAATTTATGGACTTTCATACCCGGACGCAAGGGGTGGTTTCGGTGGCCTTATCCAGCCGCTACCGGCTGGAGGTGGGCGTGGCCGAGGTGGATCAGGCGAACCGGATTACCGGATTTTTGGAGAAAGCAAACCTGGATCGTCCGGTAAGTACGGGAACTTATTTATTGGAGCAAAGCATTTTTCCTTATATCGAAAGATTTGCGCCGGAGAAGCATGAGGTGGATTTACCGGCCCAGGTCTTTCCTGTTTTGCTGCAGGAGGGAAAGGGCGTGTACGGTTTTGTACGGGACTATGCCTGGTGGGATATTGGCAGGGTCAATGATTATGAGGCGATTGCCCACTTGCCTCCTCATGAGGCCCCGGCCGTACTGGCTCCCGGCAGGCCGATAAACCCAAAAGAAGGCCGGCAGACTTAA